From the genome of Bradyrhizobium elkanii USDA 76, one region includes:
- a CDS encoding TAXI family TRAP transporter solute-binding subunit: MNSKLMAAAIVAASVLSAPVAQAEQFINVLTGGTSGVYYPLGVAMGKIYGDKIPGVKTQVQATKASVENLVLLQQGRGEIAFTLGDSLKAAWEGDAEAGFKNKLDKLRTIGAIYPNYIQIVATAESGIKTLADLKGKSLSVGAPKSGTELNSRAILAAAGMSYKDLGKVEYLPFAESVDLMKNRQLNATLQSAGLGVASLKDLSTSSEITVVAVPKETVDKIGPPFVSVIIPANTYTGQDKDVPTAAVVNYLVTSSAVSDDLAYQMTKLVYESLPELANAHAAGKEIKLEAAATGSPVPLHPGAIRYYKEKGLIK, encoded by the coding sequence ATGAATTCCAAGTTGATGGCTGCTGCGATCGTGGCAGCCAGCGTTTTGTCCGCGCCTGTCGCACAGGCCGAGCAGTTCATTAACGTGCTCACCGGCGGCACCTCCGGCGTCTACTATCCGCTCGGCGTCGCGATGGGGAAGATCTACGGCGACAAGATCCCCGGCGTGAAAACCCAGGTGCAGGCGACCAAGGCCTCGGTCGAGAACCTGGTGCTGCTGCAGCAGGGCCGCGGCGAGATCGCCTTCACGCTCGGCGATTCGCTGAAGGCGGCCTGGGAAGGCGACGCCGAGGCCGGCTTCAAGAACAAGCTCGACAAGCTGCGCACCATCGGCGCGATCTATCCGAACTACATCCAGATCGTCGCGACCGCCGAGAGCGGCATCAAGACGCTGGCCGATCTCAAGGGCAAGAGCCTGTCGGTCGGCGCGCCGAAATCCGGCACCGAGCTCAACTCGCGCGCAATCCTCGCGGCCGCCGGCATGAGCTACAAGGATCTCGGCAAGGTCGAGTACCTGCCGTTCGCCGAATCGGTGGATCTGATGAAGAACCGCCAGCTCAACGCCACGCTGCAGTCCGCCGGCCTCGGCGTCGCCTCGCTGAAGGACCTCTCGACCTCGAGCGAGATCACCGTGGTCGCCGTGCCGAAGGAGACCGTCGACAAGATCGGTCCGCCCTTCGTCTCCGTGATCATCCCGGCCAACACCTACACCGGCCAGGACAAGGACGTGCCGACCGCTGCGGTCGTGAACTACCTCGTGACCTCGAGCGCGGTGTCGGACGATCTCGCCTATCAGATGACCAAGCTGGTCTACGAATCGCTGCCGGAACTCGCCAACGCCCACGCCGCGGGCAAGGAGATCAAGCTCGAGGCCGCCGCGACCGGCAGCCCGGTGCCGCTGCATCCCGGCGCGATCCGCTATTACAAGGAGAAGGGCCTGATCAAGTAG
- a CDS encoding EAL domain-containing response regulator, with protein sequence MNHISHIERTRAGWFGHRKLTPRACIADSKKHLRTFLAEALEDLGFITSECSQALELDTVLDAERPDLLVLGVSVDGIEVSKILETLVRKDYGGKVLVIGQPDSIIVKAVRQIGDEYGIAMLPALSTPFSAGTLRDSLASLMPLEPAPSPAVDVPEALKAGWLELWYQQKIHLRTLVPSGAEALIRMRHPAWGVVPPAYFIPDESDPHFHALSEFVIERAIDDWRYLVEQIGPVNLSINLPISFLADDRAVRELCYRMPDHAAFAGLLIEIDSTEVVDNLDLAIDVARRVRLHNIGISIDNVGANWPSLLGLPNFPFVQLKVDHQFVTGCADQRLKQTVCRRVVELAHDNSAQVVAQGVETRADFLAAHEMDFDQVQGYLFGKPMGVKKFARSRMHFSEKEPAS encoded by the coding sequence ATGAATCACATCAGTCACATCGAACGCACGCGAGCCGGCTGGTTCGGACATCGCAAGCTGACCCCACGCGCATGCATTGCGGACAGCAAAAAACACCTTCGGACCTTCCTCGCCGAGGCGCTGGAAGACCTCGGCTTCATCACCAGTGAATGCAGCCAGGCTTTGGAGCTCGACACCGTTCTGGACGCGGAACGGCCCGATCTTTTGGTGCTCGGCGTGTCCGTGGACGGCATCGAAGTCAGTAAAATTCTCGAGACTTTGGTGAGAAAGGACTATGGCGGCAAGGTCCTCGTCATCGGGCAGCCGGACTCGATCATCGTCAAGGCGGTCCGGCAAATCGGCGATGAGTACGGCATCGCCATGCTGCCGGCGCTGTCGACGCCGTTCAGCGCCGGAACCCTTCGCGACAGTCTTGCGTCATTGATGCCGCTTGAACCCGCGCCGAGCCCGGCGGTGGACGTGCCCGAAGCGCTGAAGGCCGGCTGGCTCGAGCTGTGGTATCAGCAGAAAATTCATCTCCGGACGCTGGTGCCGAGCGGCGCCGAGGCGCTGATCCGGATGCGCCATCCGGCCTGGGGCGTCGTGCCGCCGGCCTACTTCATCCCGGACGAGAGCGATCCGCATTTTCATGCGCTGTCCGAGTTCGTGATCGAGCGTGCAATCGACGACTGGCGCTATCTCGTCGAGCAGATCGGGCCGGTCAATCTCTCGATCAACCTGCCGATCTCCTTCCTCGCCGACGATCGTGCCGTACGCGAGCTCTGTTACCGGATGCCGGATCATGCGGCCTTCGCGGGCCTCTTGATCGAGATCGACAGCACCGAGGTGGTCGATAATCTGGATCTGGCGATCGATGTCGCCCGCCGCGTTCGGCTGCACAATATCGGCATCTCGATCGACAATGTCGGCGCGAACTGGCCGTCTTTGCTGGGACTGCCGAACTTTCCGTTCGTCCAGCTCAAGGTCGACCATCAATTCGTCACCGGCTGCGCGGATCAGCGCCTGAAGCAGACGGTATGCCGGCGTGTCGTGGAGCTGGCCCACGATAATAGCGCGCAGGTCGTGGCCCAGGGGGTCGAGACGCGCGCGGACTTTCTCGCCGCGCACGAAATGGATTTCGATCAGGTCCAGGGCTACCTGTTCGGCAAGCCGATGGGCGTCAAGAAGTTCGCCCGCTCACGCATGCACTTCTCGGAGAAAGAGCCGGCCTCCTGA
- a CDS encoding HpcH/HpaI aldolase/citrate lyase family protein, whose amino-acid sequence MRKLRPAALCRSWLFLEGANEDVLQQAAASGADVLIHELEDFTPPPLRPKARALAAELYAAWRGRGVVVAVRVNPLDQDGMDDLAAVMRGRPDIVALPKVAEPHHVVRLDEAVTRFERDYGIAEGSTSLLPNIEFARGLVQTGAIAMASRRIIGCLMASEDLAADLGAERGSDGLELAYARQRFIVECRAAGVVAVDCPYTWSDAEGVERDTIWARRLGYTAKSLVDPAHAPIVNGVLTPGEEQLRQARRIVAAFEAARTQGFGRVELDGSLLEVPTYSNAKRLIARGEALRAIDRDA is encoded by the coding sequence ATGCGCAAGCTGCGTCCGGCCGCGCTGTGCCGCTCCTGGCTGTTTCTCGAAGGCGCCAACGAGGACGTGCTGCAGCAGGCGGCCGCCAGCGGCGCCGACGTGCTGATCCACGAGCTCGAGGATTTTACCCCGCCGCCGCTGCGCCCGAAGGCGCGGGCCCTGGCCGCCGAGCTCTACGCGGCCTGGCGCGGCCGGGGCGTGGTGGTCGCGGTCCGCGTCAATCCGCTCGACCAGGACGGCATGGACGATCTCGCCGCCGTGATGCGCGGACGTCCGGATATCGTCGCGCTGCCGAAGGTCGCCGAGCCGCACCATGTCGTCAGGCTTGACGAGGCGGTGACGCGGTTCGAGCGCGACTACGGTATCGCCGAGGGATCGACGTCGCTGCTGCCGAATATCGAGTTCGCGCGCGGTCTGGTGCAGACCGGTGCGATCGCCATGGCGAGCCGGCGCATCATCGGTTGCCTGATGGCCTCCGAAGACCTCGCCGCCGATCTTGGTGCCGAGCGCGGCAGCGATGGCCTGGAGCTGGCTTACGCGCGGCAGCGCTTCATCGTCGAATGTCGCGCCGCCGGCGTCGTCGCAGTCGATTGTCCCTACACCTGGAGCGACGCCGAAGGCGTCGAACGCGACACGATCTGGGCGCGACGACTGGGTTACACCGCAAAGAGCCTGGTCGATCCCGCGCATGCCCCGATCGTCAACGGCGTCCTGACGCCGGGCGAGGAGCAGTTGCGCCAGGCGCGCAGGATCGTCGCGGCGTTCGAAGCGGCGCGGACGCAGGGCTTTGGGCGCGTCGAACTTGACGGCTCGTTGCTGGAGGTCCCGACCTATTCCAATGCGAAACGCCTGATCGCGCGCGGCGAAGCGCTGCGCGCGATCGATCGTGACGCATGA
- a CDS encoding NUDIX hydrolase, giving the protein MARTFDDATRRNIAELCAAFARLAPADAAPTLKRAAVAIALTEGDDGSGTAFLLTRRSARLRAHSAQWALPGGRCDAGETQAEAALRELHEELGLALSERDVLGMLDDYPTRSGYLITPVVVWAGAHAAITPNPDEVASVHRIGLDAIELEDAFSFATIPESSRRVIRFRLGGQQIHAPTAALIYQFREVLAGRSTRVAELEQPVFAWK; this is encoded by the coding sequence ATGGCCCGCACATTTGACGATGCCACCCGGCGGAATATCGCAGAGCTCTGTGCCGCATTCGCGCGCTTGGCGCCGGCGGATGCCGCGCCGACGCTGAAGCGCGCGGCGGTCGCGATCGCGCTGACCGAAGGCGACGATGGCAGCGGCACGGCCTTCCTGCTGACCCGCCGCAGCGCGCGCCTGCGTGCCCACAGCGCGCAATGGGCGCTGCCGGGCGGGCGCTGCGATGCCGGCGAGACGCAGGCCGAGGCCGCGCTGCGCGAATTGCATGAGGAGCTCGGGCTCGCACTGTCGGAGCGCGACGTGCTCGGGATGCTCGACGATTATCCGACGCGGTCCGGCTATCTGATCACGCCGGTCGTGGTCTGGGCCGGCGCGCATGCGGCGATCACGCCGAACCCCGACGAGGTCGCCTCCGTCCACCGCATCGGCCTCGATGCGATCGAGCTGGAGGACGCGTTCAGCTTCGCCACGATTCCGGAAAGCTCGCGCCGCGTGATCCGCTTCCGCCTCGGTGGCCAGCAGATCCATGCGCCGACTGCTGCGCTGATCTATCAATTCCGCGAGGTACTGGCCGGTCGCAGCACCCGCGTCGCCGAACTGGAGCAGCCGGTATTCGCATGGAAGTAG
- a CDS encoding PaaI family thioesterase has protein sequence MTAKAADKLKSDGWKIAETTGFLTLIGPLWERLKDGALELALITEDKHHNRRGLVQGGVIMTFADRACGMAARFVSGKPTLATVQLDTHFVEAGKIGEILTTRPRVVRSTRSLIFITAEVTVDKRCIAMANGVFKILKNES, from the coding sequence ATGACGGCCAAGGCCGCGGACAAACTCAAATCCGACGGCTGGAAGATCGCCGAAACCACGGGATTCCTGACGCTGATCGGCCCGCTGTGGGAACGGTTGAAGGACGGCGCGCTTGAACTCGCGCTGATCACCGAGGACAAGCACCACAATCGCCGCGGCCTCGTGCAGGGCGGTGTGATCATGACCTTCGCCGATCGCGCCTGCGGCATGGCCGCACGCTTCGTCTCGGGCAAGCCGACGCTTGCGACGGTGCAGCTCGACACCCATTTCGTCGAGGCCGGCAAGATCGGCGAGATCCTGACGACGCGGCCGCGCGTGGTACGCTCGACCCGCAGCCTGATCTTCATCACGGCCGAGGTGACCGTCGACAAGCGCTGTATCGCGATGGCCAACGGCGTGTTCAAAATCCTGAAGAACGAGAGCTGA
- a CDS encoding aldo/keto reductase translates to MQYRQLGRSGLKVSPICLGTMMFGGPTDEATSARIVAKAREAGINFIDSADAYNGGKSEEVVGRAISNRRSNWVLATKLANPIGDDPNHGGLSRRWVFQAADESLKRLGTDYIDVYYLHKEDRTTPLDETVRAMGDLIRAGKVRYFGVSNYRAWRVAEICNICDRLGIDRPVASQPYYNAMNRMPEVEHFPACAYYGLGIVPYSPLARGVLTGKYAPDAAPPADTRAGRNDKRMMQTEWRPESLQLAQEIKRHAESRGITAGQFAVSWVLNSSFVSAVIAGPRTEAQWDDYIRALDYRFTAEDEALIDRLVVTGHPSTPGFNDPAYPIEGRRARSE, encoded by the coding sequence ATGCAATATCGCCAGCTTGGCCGCAGCGGCCTGAAGGTTTCGCCGATCTGCCTCGGCACCATGATGTTCGGCGGACCGACCGACGAGGCGACCTCGGCGCGGATCGTGGCGAAGGCGCGCGAGGCCGGCATCAACTTCATCGACAGCGCGGATGCCTATAATGGCGGCAAGTCCGAGGAGGTCGTCGGACGCGCGATCTCGAACAGAAGGTCGAACTGGGTGCTCGCGACCAAGCTCGCCAACCCGATCGGCGACGACCCCAATCATGGCGGACTGTCGCGTCGCTGGGTGTTCCAGGCCGCCGACGAGAGCCTGAAGCGGCTCGGCACCGACTACATCGACGTCTACTATCTGCACAAGGAAGATCGCACGACGCCGCTCGACGAGACGGTGCGCGCGATGGGCGACCTGATCCGCGCCGGCAAGGTGCGCTATTTCGGCGTCTCCAACTACCGTGCCTGGCGGGTCGCCGAGATCTGCAACATCTGCGACCGGCTCGGCATCGACCGTCCGGTCGCGAGCCAGCCCTACTACAATGCGATGAACCGGATGCCCGAAGTCGAGCATTTCCCGGCCTGCGCCTATTACGGGCTCGGCATCGTGCCCTATAGTCCGCTGGCGCGCGGCGTCTTGACCGGCAAATACGCGCCCGATGCGGCGCCGCCCGCGGACACGCGTGCGGGGCGCAACGACAAGCGCATGATGCAGACCGAGTGGCGGCCGGAATCGCTGCAGCTCGCGCAGGAGATCAAGCGCCACGCCGAGAGCCGCGGCATCACCGCCGGGCAGTTCGCGGTGTCCTGGGTGCTGAACTCGTCGTTCGTCAGCGCGGTCATCGCGGGCCCGCGCACCGAAGCGCAATGGGACGACTACATCCGCGCGCTCGACTACCGCTTCACCGCCGAGGACGAAGCCCTGATCGACCGCCTCGTCGTCACCGGCCATCCCTCGACGCCGGGCTTCAACGACCCCGCCTATCCGATCGAGGGGCGCCGGGCGCGGAGCGAATAG
- the katG gene encoding catalase/peroxidase HPI, giving the protein MDAKTDEGAGKCPFTGGPRGHSNRDWWPETLDVQVLHQNSSLSDPMGKGFDYAKEFKSLDLNAVIKDLTALMTTSQEWWPADFGHYGGLMIRMAWHSAGTYRITDGRGGAGAGQQRFAPLNSWPDNANLDKARRLLWPIKQKYGRKISWADLMILAGNVALESMGFKTFGFAGGRADVWEPEELYWGPEGTWLGDERYSGERQLSEPLGAVQMGLIYVNPEGPNGNPDPVAAAKDIRETFFRMAMNDEETVALIAGGHTFGKTHGAGDPSLIGPEPEGGAIEEQGLGWKSKFGTGVGADAITGGPEVTWTQTPTKWSNHFFENLFKYEWELTKSPAGAKQWKAKGADAVIPDAFDPSKKHVPTMLTTDLSLRYDPAYEKISRRFYEHPDQFADAFARAWFKLTHRDMGPIQRYLGPLVPKETLIWQDPVPALDHAVIDDKDIEALKAKILASGLSVSELVSTAWASASTFRGSDKRGGANGARIRLAPQKDWDVNEPAQLKTVLSKLEAIQKEFGKKVSLADLIVLGGAAAIEKAAKDGGTNVKVPFTPGRTDATQDQTDVESFAPLEPRADGFRNYIGGKHQFLQPEEALVDRAQLLRLTGPELTVLVGGLRVLGANAKKSKHGVFTSKPGTLTNDFFLNLLDMGTVWSDAGQGVYEGRDRKTKAVKWTGTRVDLIFGSHSQLRAFAEVYGSSDAKEQFVNDFVAAWAKVMNADRFDLAK; this is encoded by the coding sequence ATGGACGCAAAAACCGACGAAGGCGCGGGCAAATGCCCATTCACAGGCGGGCCTCGCGGGCACTCGAATCGTGACTGGTGGCCGGAGACGCTCGACGTTCAGGTGCTGCATCAGAACTCCAGCCTGTCCGACCCGATGGGCAAGGGCTTCGACTACGCCAAGGAATTCAAGAGCCTCGATCTCAACGCCGTGATCAAGGACCTCACGGCCCTGATGACGACGTCGCAGGAGTGGTGGCCGGCCGACTTCGGCCATTACGGCGGCCTGATGATCCGCATGGCCTGGCACTCGGCGGGCACCTATCGCATCACCGACGGCCGCGGCGGCGCCGGTGCCGGTCAGCAGCGTTTCGCCCCGCTCAACAGCTGGCCGGACAACGCCAACCTCGACAAGGCGCGCCGGCTGCTGTGGCCGATCAAGCAGAAGTACGGCCGCAAGATCTCGTGGGCCGACCTGATGATCCTCGCCGGCAACGTCGCGCTGGAATCGATGGGCTTCAAGACGTTCGGTTTTGCGGGCGGCCGCGCCGACGTGTGGGAGCCGGAAGAGCTGTACTGGGGTCCGGAAGGCACCTGGCTCGGTGACGAGCGCTACAGCGGCGAGCGCCAGCTCTCCGAGCCGCTCGGCGCGGTGCAGATGGGCCTGATCTACGTCAACCCGGAAGGCCCGAACGGCAATCCGGACCCGGTCGCCGCCGCGAAGGACATCCGCGAGACGTTCTTCCGCATGGCGATGAACGACGAGGAGACGGTTGCGCTGATCGCCGGTGGCCACACCTTCGGCAAGACCCACGGTGCCGGCGATCCGTCGCTGATCGGGCCGGAGCCGGAAGGTGGCGCGATCGAGGAACAGGGTCTCGGCTGGAAGAGCAAGTTCGGCACCGGCGTCGGCGCTGACGCGATCACCGGCGGTCCCGAGGTCACCTGGACCCAGACCCCGACCAAGTGGAGCAACCACTTCTTCGAGAACCTGTTCAAGTACGAATGGGAGCTGACGAAGAGCCCGGCGGGTGCGAAGCAGTGGAAGGCAAAGGGCGCGGACGCCGTCATTCCGGACGCGTTCGATCCGTCGAAGAAGCATGTCCCGACGATGCTGACCACCGACCTGTCGCTGCGCTACGACCCGGCCTATGAGAAGATCTCGCGCCGGTTCTACGAGCATCCGGATCAGTTCGCGGACGCCTTCGCCCGCGCCTGGTTCAAGCTCACGCATCGCGACATGGGTCCGATCCAGCGCTACCTCGGCCCGCTGGTGCCGAAGGAGACGCTGATCTGGCAGGATCCGGTTCCGGCGCTCGATCACGCCGTGATCGACGACAAGGATATCGAGGCGCTCAAGGCGAAGATCCTCGCCTCGGGTCTGTCGGTGTCCGAACTGGTGTCGACCGCCTGGGCCTCGGCCTCCACGTTCCGCGGCTCCGACAAGCGCGGCGGTGCCAATGGTGCACGCATCCGCCTTGCGCCGCAGAAGGACTGGGATGTCAACGAGCCGGCGCAGCTCAAGACTGTGCTGAGCAAGCTCGAAGCCATCCAGAAGGAGTTCGGCAAGAAGGTCTCGCTGGCCGATCTGATCGTGCTCGGCGGCGCGGCTGCGATCGAGAAGGCAGCCAAGGACGGCGGCACCAATGTGAAGGTCCCCTTCACGCCGGGCCGCACGGATGCGACGCAGGACCAGACCGACGTCGAATCGTTCGCTCCGCTCGAGCCGCGGGCTGACGGCTTCCGCAACTATATCGGCGGCAAGCATCAGTTCCTGCAGCCCGAGGAAGCGTTGGTCGACCGTGCACAGCTCCTGCGGCTGACCGGGCCGGAATTGACGGTCCTCGTCGGCGGCCTGCGCGTGCTCGGCGCCAATGCCAAGAAGTCGAAGCACGGCGTGTTCACCAGCAAGCCGGGGACGCTCACCAACGACTTCTTCCTCAACCTGCTCGACATGGGCACGGTGTGGAGCGATGCCGGTCAGGGCGTCTATGAGGGCCGCGACCGCAAGACCAAGGCGGTGAAGTGGACCGGCACCCGCGTCGACCTGATCTTCGGCTCGCACTCGCAGCTGCGCGCGTTCGCCGAGGTCTACGGCTCGTCCGATGCCAAGGAGCAGTTCGTGAACGACTTCGTCGCGGCCTGGGCCAAAGTGATGAACGCCGACCGCTTCGACCTCGCGAAGTAA
- a CDS encoding hydrogen peroxide-inducible genes activator encodes MINVTLRQLRYFDALAHHRHFGRAADACAVSQPALSMQIREMEQAVGGVLIERNARQVTLTTFGEDLLRRVRDILRSVDELGDFARASRDKLAGRLRVGMIPTIAPYLLPKVIENLARLHPELDIHVRETLTPKLIKEVAEGRLDTAIVALPVSEPSLTEVALFSENFLLVRPGEDAKTPVPSAEMLREMRLLLLEEGHCFRDQALSFCNMQSSPPREVLDASSLSTLVQMVGAGIGVTLIPEMAVTVETRSAPVTVSRFKHPQPSRTIGMVWRKTSPLAAQLQQISEVVSLAARALRAPKQDGAKEPAKRTGRRKVA; translated from the coding sequence ATGATAAATGTCACACTCCGGCAACTCAGGTATTTTGATGCTCTGGCCCACCACCGCCATTTCGGGCGCGCCGCGGATGCCTGCGCGGTGTCGCAGCCGGCGCTGTCGATGCAGATCCGCGAAATGGAACAGGCGGTCGGCGGCGTGCTGATCGAACGCAATGCGCGGCAGGTGACGCTGACGACCTTCGGCGAGGACCTGCTGCGCCGCGTGCGCGACATCCTGCGCTCGGTCGACGAGCTCGGCGACTTCGCGCGCGCCTCGCGCGACAAGCTTGCCGGGCGGCTGCGGGTCGGCATGATCCCGACGATTGCGCCATATCTGCTGCCGAAGGTGATCGAGAACCTGGCGCGGCTGCATCCCGAGCTCGACATCCATGTCCGCGAGACGCTGACGCCGAAGCTGATCAAGGAGGTCGCCGAGGGCCGGCTCGACACCGCGATCGTGGCGCTGCCGGTATCGGAACCGTCGCTGACCGAGGTCGCGCTGTTTTCGGAAAACTTCCTGCTGGTGCGGCCGGGCGAGGATGCCAAGACGCCGGTGCCGAGCGCCGAGATGCTGCGCGAGATGCGGCTCTTGCTGCTCGAGGAGGGCCACTGCTTCCGCGACCAGGCGCTGTCGTTCTGCAACATGCAGTCCTCGCCGCCGCGCGAGGTGCTGGACGCGAGCTCGCTGTCGACGCTGGTGCAGATGGTCGGCGCCGGCATCGGCGTCACCCTGATCCCCGAGATGGCGGTGACGGTGGAGACGCGCTCGGCGCCGGTCACGGTCTCGCGCTTCAAGCACCCGCAGCCGTCGCGTACCATCGGCATGGTCTGGCGCAAGACCTCTCCGCTCGCCGCGCAGCTCCAGCAGATCTCCGAAGTCGTCAGCCTCGCCGCCCGCGCCCTGCGCGCGCCGAAGCAGGACGGCGCCAAGGAGCCGGCGAAGCGTACGGGGCGAAGGAAGGTGGCGTGA
- the galU gene encoding UTP--glucose-1-phosphate uridylyltransferase GalU — translation MKIRKAVFPVAGLGTRVLPATKAMPKEMLTIVDKPLIQYVVDEAREAGIEHFVFVTGRNKGVIEDHFDRMFELDTTLAQRGKKTEQDILAQNQPEAGAMSFTRQQAPLGLGHAVWCARDIVGNEPFAVVLPDELVLNTPGCLKQMIDAASRLGDKSNLIAVEAVPDELTHQYGICSVGKRTGNIFEVDRMVEKPPQGTAPSNLSITGRYILQPEIFNILATQERGAGGEIQLTDAMIGLAKTQKFYGVEFEGERHDCGSKPGFLRANIAFGLKRPELRDGLIAEMKKYLEK, via the coding sequence ATGAAGATCCGCAAAGCCGTATTCCCCGTCGCCGGTCTCGGTACCCGCGTGCTGCCCGCCACCAAGGCGATGCCGAAGGAGATGCTGACGATCGTCGACAAGCCCCTGATCCAGTACGTGGTCGACGAGGCCCGGGAAGCCGGCATCGAGCATTTCGTGTTCGTCACCGGCCGCAACAAGGGTGTCATCGAGGATCACTTCGACCGCATGTTCGAGCTCGACACCACGCTGGCGCAACGCGGCAAGAAGACCGAGCAGGATATCCTGGCGCAGAACCAGCCTGAGGCCGGCGCGATGAGCTTCACCCGGCAGCAGGCGCCGCTCGGGCTCGGCCACGCGGTGTGGTGCGCGCGCGATATCGTCGGCAACGAGCCGTTCGCGGTGGTGCTGCCGGACGAATTGGTGCTGAACACGCCGGGCTGCCTCAAGCAGATGATCGACGCCGCGAGCAGGCTTGGTGACAAGTCGAACCTGATCGCAGTCGAGGCGGTGCCCGACGAGCTCACCCATCAATACGGCATCTGCAGCGTCGGCAAACGCACCGGCAACATCTTCGAGGTCGACCGCATGGTCGAGAAGCCGCCGCAGGGCACCGCGCCGTCCAACCTGTCGATCACCGGCCGTTACATCCTGCAGCCGGAGATCTTCAACATCCTGGCCACGCAGGAGCGCGGCGCCGGCGGCGAGATTCAGCTCACCGATGCGATGATCGGTCTTGCCAAGACGCAGAAGTTCTACGGCGTGGAGTTCGAGGGCGAGCGTCACGATTGCGGCTCGAAGCCCGGCTTCCTCCGCGCCAACATCGCCTTCGGCCTCAAACGCCCCGAACTGCGCGACGGCCTGATCGCCGAGATGAAGAAGTATCTGGAGAAATAG
- a CDS encoding lytic murein transglycosylase produces the protein MRAMGTSRIKLFSASLIALGLLLPGSTQAQSAGNGLTNLIDSIFSGPNATPPQAATGQDGAAPPWSGEDGASGHPLMTAAAIRQAASDFPNCVAAMWPDAARRNISQENFERFTAGLTPDLRIMDLMDSQPEFTKAIWDYLDILVSDTRLAKGREILAKYKPQFDATEKAYGVDRYIIAAIWGIESNYSTQMGDRNVVQSTATLACIGRRQAYFKDEFLSALEILNRGDLRPEQMRGSWAGAFGPTQFMPTAFKRYAVDGDGDGRRDVVDNPSDLIASTANNLKKDGWQTGASWGYEVVLPQGLNYMLADRAKAMPLSQWEHLGLKRPNGQPFPRPSDKAYLLAPAGAEGPGFLMLQNFRVIMKYNPAEAYALAIGHFADRLRGGQPFAQPWPRQERVLSRAERLELQQLLAQRGFYKGTPDGQFGGQTREALRGFQVSIGAPADGFATAEVLERLRAR, from the coding sequence ATGCGCGCGATGGGAACATCAAGGATCAAGCTTTTCAGCGCGAGCCTGATCGCGCTGGGCCTGCTGCTGCCCGGCAGCACGCAAGCCCAGTCGGCGGGCAACGGCCTGACCAACCTGATCGACAGCATCTTTTCCGGACCAAATGCGACGCCGCCGCAGGCCGCAACCGGACAGGATGGCGCAGCGCCGCCGTGGAGCGGTGAAGACGGCGCCTCCGGCCATCCGCTGATGACGGCTGCGGCGATCCGCCAGGCCGCGTCGGACTTCCCGAACTGCGTCGCCGCGATGTGGCCAGATGCCGCACGGCGCAACATCAGCCAAGAGAATTTCGAGCGCTTCACCGCCGGCCTCACGCCCGATCTGCGCATCATGGACCTGATGGATTCGCAGCCGGAGTTCACCAAGGCGATCTGGGATTATCTCGACATCCTCGTCAGCGACACCAGGCTCGCCAAGGGCCGCGAGATCCTTGCGAAATACAAGCCGCAGTTCGATGCCACCGAGAAGGCCTATGGCGTCGACCGCTACATCATCGCGGCGATCTGGGGCATCGAGTCGAACTACTCGACCCAGATGGGCGATCGCAACGTGGTGCAGTCGACCGCGACGCTCGCCTGCATCGGCCGCCGTCAGGCCTATTTCAAGGACGAGTTCCTGTCGGCGCTGGAAATCCTCAACCGCGGCGACCTCAGGCCCGAGCAGATGCGCGGCTCCTGGGCCGGCGCGTTCGGCCCGACCCAGTTCATGCCGACCGCGTTCAAGCGCTATGCGGTCGACGGCGATGGCGACGGCCGCCGCGACGTCGTCGACAATCCGAGCGACCTGATCGCCTCGACCGCCAACAATCTCAAGAAGGACGGCTGGCAGACCGGCGCGAGCTGGGGCTACGAGGTCGTGCTGCCGCAAGGCCTCAATTACATGCTGGCCGATCGCGCCAAAGCGATGCCGCTGTCGCAATGGGAGCATCTCGGCCTCAAGCGGCCGAACGGCCAGCCGTTCCCGCGACCGTCCGACAAGGCCTATCTGCTGGCGCCGGCCGGTGCCGAGGGGCCGGGCTTCCTGATGCTGCAGAACTTCCGGGTGATCATGAAGTACAACCCGGCGGAAGCCTATGCGCTCGCCATCGGCCATTTCGCCGACCGCCTCCGCGGCGGCCAGCCCTTCGCGCAGCCCTGGCCGCGCCAGGAACGGGTGCTGTCGCGCGCCGAACGGCTGGAACTGCAGCAGCTGCTCGCCCAGCGCGGCTTCTACAAGGGTACGCCCGACGGCCAGTTCGGCGGCCAGACCCGCGAGGCGCTGCGCGGCTTCCAGGTGTCGATCGGGGCGCCGGCCGACGGCTTTGCCACCGCCGAGGTGCTGGAGCGGCTGCGGGCGCGGTAG